The window TGGGGCGCGGGCGCACGACACGGGAAATAGCGGAAAGTTTCAACCTCAGCGTGAAAACGGTGCAGGCATACCGGGAACGTATCAAGGCCAAGCTGGGCATAGCCAACGCAACCGAGCTTATACAGCGCGCCGTCCAGTGGATTCAGGAAAGCGAACAGCCGGACAAGTTGTAGGGCTTTTCCCTTAAAACCGCGGGCGATTTCCTACAAAAAATTCAGTTTTTTCCCGATTACGGGAAATCGTCCGCCGCAGTATCCTATCGGAGGGGATAAACGGAGGCAGGCTATGATGTTTCCAGACTACGGCAAGAAGCGGCGCTACGCGCGGCTGAACCCTTCCTATGTGGCGTCCTGCGCCAAGACACGCCAGGGCTCCATGAACGAGGAAGAGCGCCGGCATGCGGCCTCCGCGCACGGGCGCAGCGGCGGTTTCGTATTCGCCAGCAAAGAGCTGTTCGGAATTGGCGATATACTCCGCCTCGAGCTGCGCATCCCCGGCTGGGCCAAATTCCTAGCGTCGCAGCCGCGCATGGCCAAGCCGCAGGAAGACGACAAGCTGGAAGTGCTGGGCAAGGTGACTCTGGTGGAAATGACGCTTGAGGACGACTACGACATAGGGGTCTGTTTTGTGAATCTGGACAGCGGCAGGCGCGAGCTGTTGCTGCGCCACCTGATAGCCGGAATGCACGCGGCACTGGGGCCGGCGCAGGCGTCTTTGGCGAAAAGAGGACGAAAACCCCTGTAATAAAAATTGTCCGCGCGCCATGCGCGGGCGAAAAAAGGCGGATGCCGGAACCTATCCCCCTCCGGCGTCCGCCCCTGTGTGTGCAAATTCTCCGCAATTGGATTTCGGAAAACGGGTGTATCAGCGCGCGAAAGCCGCCAGCAGGAAGAACACGCCGGCGAGCAGAAGGAACACGCCTATCTTCCTGCGCTCCAGCGCGATGTAGGAATCATTCAGAACGGTGTTTTTTATGAGGGTGTTTATGCGCGAGACGACATCCGGTCTCGCCAGATAGCAATAACCCAGCGCGATAAGCAAAAATCCCAGAACGATTTCGGTAATCATTTAGGCTTGCCCCCGTCCGGCGCGCGGTTGTGCCTGTTCATCGCCGCCTCCACGCCGTTCTCCACTATCTCCAGCGCGGCTTTGGCCGCCTCGTCCAGCATCTGCGAAAGCGGCTCCCGCTCGGTTTCCGAAAAACGCTCCAGCACGAAGGCGGCACCCTCCATCCACGCGGGGCGGGGGCCTATGCCCATGCGCAGCCGCGGGAAATCCATGCCGCCCAGATGGGCGATGACGCTTTTGACCCCGTTATGCCCGCCGCTGGAGCCGCCGCCGCGTATCCGTATCCGGCCCAGCTCCAGCGCGATATCGTCGCAGCAGACCAGCACGTCCCCGCGCGCCGCCCCGTGATAATCCGCGAAGGCGCGGACCATCACGCCCGAATCATTCATAAACGTCTGCGGCTTCACAAGCCAGAATTTCCTTCCGGCGTGTTCGCCGCGCGCGCACTGGCCCATGCCCCGCCAGGACTGCCATCCCTCCGCGCCCGCGCGCCGCGCCACCTCGTCGGCCAGCATGAAGCCGGCGTTGTGGCGCGTGCGCGCGTAGCGCGGGCCGGGATTTCCAAGCCCTGCGATAACCAGCGCGCCGCCGGACAACTATTTCTTCTCCGGCTTGGCCGGCGCCGCTTTCGCGGCGGGGGCCTTGGCGTCCTTGCCTGCGGGGGCCGCGGCTTTGCCGTCCTTGCCCGCCGCCGGGGCCGCGCCTTCGGCGCCTTCCTCTTCCTTCTTGCCCTTGGCGATAACTTCCGGCTCCGCCGCGCCGCCTTCCGCAGCCGCGGCCTCTTCCACCACCTCTTCCTTGGGTATGACGAGGTGGACAACCAGAGTCGTCGGCTCGCCCAGGGATTCCACGCCGGGCGGCAGCTGCAGGTCCGCCACGGTAACCGCCTGGTTAAGCACCAGATTGGCAACATCCACGGCGATTTCGGACGGGATGTCCGCGGGCAGGCAGCGCACGTCAAGCTCGCGCAACGCATGTTCCATAAGCGCGCCGGTCTCCTTCATCACCTTGCTGTCGCCGTGCAGCCGTATGGGCACGGTTATTTCCAGCTTCTTCTTCATGGAGATGCGCAGGAAATCCACATGCACCGGATCAAGCGTGATCACATGGCCCTGAATCTGCTTGATGATAACCTTGTCAGTCCAGTCTTCGGCGGACAGGTTTATTATGGAATTGCTGCCGGACTTCTGGAGCCGCTGCAAATCCTTTTCCGCAACCGAGATGGTTACCGGCGGCTTCTCGCCGCCGTAGACCACGCCGGGAATTTTCTTATCGCGCCGCAGGGAGCTTAAGAGCCCCTTGCCGCCCGTTTTCTGGCGGAGCTGCGCGGTTATGCTTAGTTCTTGCATACTTCCTCCTGTTAATCAAAAAGTTCGCTTATGGACAGCCCGTTATGGTTGCGCTGTATCGCCTCCGCCAGTATTTTGGCGGCGGACAACACCTTTATTTTCCTGCTGCCGTTGACGCGGGGCGGCAGGGTGTCGGTTATCAGCATAAGCTCTATGACGGAACGGTTGATTTTTTCCACCGCGTTGGCAGACAGCACCCCGTGCGTGCAGGCCGCTATCACCCGCGCCGCGCCGCATTTCTTGACGGCGTTGGCCACGGCCACCAACGTGCCGGCGGTGTCCACGATATCATCCACGATAATCGCGGTGGTGTCGGACACGTCGCCGATGACATTGTAGACGTGCGCCTCGTTGGGGCGGGGGCGGCGTTTGTCTATGATGACAAGGCCGGCGTTCAGCTTCTTGGCCGTCTGCCGCGCGCGCTCCACCCCGCCCACGTCCGGCGAGACCACAACCGGATTCTTGTAGTTCTGCTTCCTGAAATACTCCACGAAAGCCGGCGCCGCCTGAAGATGGTCCACCGGAATGTCGAAAAATCCCTGTATCTGGCCCGCGTGCAGGTCTATGGCCATGACGCGGTGGGCGCCGGCGACGGTAAGCAGATCCGCCACCAGCTTGGCGGTGATGGGAACGCGGGGACAGGTTTTGCGGTCCGCCCGGCCGTAGCCGTAATAGGGAATCACAGCGTTGATGCGGCCCGCGCTGGCGCGCTTGAGCGCATCTATCATTATCAACAGTTCCATCGTGTTGTGATTCACCGGGGGGCAGGACGGCTCTATCACATAACAATCGCAGCCGCGCACATTCTCAAGAATCTGGACATTGGTTTCTCCGTCGGCAAACCGCTCCACGCGGATTTCGCCCAGCCGGGTTTTGAGCGCCTTGGCGATGTCCGCCGCCAGGGGCAGGTTAGCATTGCCGGAAAACAGCTTCAGGGAGCCGATTCTGCGCAGTTCCACGGGTTCACCTCGCCTTTGCCGGAGTTTTCTGCTTGACTATCTGGCGGGCGCGGGCTATGGCCAGCGCGTCCGCGGGGACATCCTCGGTTATGGTGGAGCCGGCGCCTATTTTCGCGCCCCGCCCCACCTCAACCGGCGCGACGAGGTTTACGTTGGAGCCTATGAAAGCCCCGTCGCCTATAACCGTTCTGTGCTTTTTTACGCCGTCGTAATTGCAGGTGATGGTTCCAGCGCCGATGTTGACGCGCGCGCCAATCTCGGCGTCGCCCACATAGCTCAGGTGCGGGACCTTGGAGCCTTCGCCTATTTTCGCGGCCTTAAGCTCGCAGAAATTTCCGGCCTTTGCGTTGGCCTCCAGCCGGCAGCCGGGCCGTATGCGCGCGTACGGGCCGATAGTGCAGCCGCGGGCCAACTCGCTTTCATACACCAGGGAGCCGGAGAGTATTTTGCACCCCTCGCCCGCGCGGGAGTCTTTTATGACGGCGAAAGGGCCTATCTCGCAGCCTTTTCCGATGACAGTGTCGCCGTAAATATGGGTGCCGGGGTAAATGACGGTGTCGGCGCCGACGGAAACGGAGTCGTCTATGCAGACCGCGCCCGGATCGTAGATAGTAACGCCGCAGTCCATCAGCTCGTCCGCTTTGCGGGCGCGCAGCAGCTTGTCCGCGTCCGCCAGCTGCCGGCGGGAGTTTATGCCCATCGTCTCCGTATAATCGGCGGCGCGGCTGGCGCGGACCCTGCCGCCGGAGGCGGCAATAAGCTCCACCGCGTCGGTAAGATAGTATTCGTTCTTGGGCGGGTTGGGCCGGAGCTTTGGCAGCGCGGCCAGCAGCGCGGCGGATTCAAAAAGGTAAATGCCGGAATTTATCTCGGTAATGGCGGCTATTTCAGGGGAGGCGTTCGCCTCTTCCACGATTTTCTCTACGTCTCCGTTTTGTTTGCGGACAATTCTGCCGTAGCCGCCGGGGTCGGGCACGTCCGCCGAAAGCACCACAACGGAGCCGCCCAATCCCGCCATCCCGGACAGCGAGGCCGGGCGCAGAAGCGGCGCGTCGCCGCAGAGTATCAGCACCCGGGAGAATTTTTTTATGAAGGCCCGCGCCTCTTTTACGGCCGTGCCGCTGCCGGTAAGCTCTTTCTGCTCTATAATCTCGCAGCCGGATTTAACGCCCCACTTCGCGGCGTTGGCGGCAATCTCCGCCCGCACCAGTTGCGCCTTGTGTCCGGCCACCACGCACATGCCGGCGGGGGACAATGCGTCCGCCGCGCGCATCACGTGCGCGAGA of the Elusimicrobiales bacterium genome contains:
- a CDS encoding ribose-phosphate pyrophosphokinase, with the protein product MELRRIGSLKLFSGNANLPLAADIAKALKTRLGEIRVERFADGETNVQILENVRGCDCYVIEPSCPPVNHNTMELLIMIDALKRASAGRINAVIPYYGYGRADRKTCPRVPITAKLVADLLTVAGAHRVMAIDLHAGQIQGFFDIPVDHLQAAPAFVEYFRKQNYKNPVVVSPDVGGVERARQTAKKLNAGLVIIDKRRPRPNEAHVYNVIGDVSDTTAIIVDDIVDTAGTLVAVANAVKKCGAARVIAACTHGVLSANAVEKINRSVIELMLITDTLPPRVNGSRKIKVLSAAKILAEAIQRNHNGLSISELFD
- the pth gene encoding aminoacyl-tRNA hydrolase is translated as MSGGALVIAGLGNPGPRYARTRHNAGFMLADEVARRAGAEGWQSWRGMGQCARGEHAGRKFWLVKPQTFMNDSGVMVRAFADYHGAARGDVLVCCDDIALELGRIRIRGGGSSGGHNGVKSVIAHLGGMDFPRLRMGIGPRPAWMEGAAFVLERFSETEREPLSQMLDEAAKAALEIVENGVEAAMNRHNRAPDGGKPK
- a CDS encoding 50S ribosomal protein L25 — translated: MQELSITAQLRQKTGGKGLLSSLRRDKKIPGVVYGGEKPPVTISVAEKDLQRLQKSGSNSIINLSAEDWTDKVIIKQIQGHVITLDPVHVDFLRISMKKKLEITVPIRLHGDSKVMKETGALMEHALRELDVRCLPADIPSEIAVDVANLVLNQAVTVADLQLPPGVESLGEPTTLVVHLVIPKEEVVEEAAAAEGGAAEPEVIAKGKKEEEGAEGAAPAAGKDGKAAAPAGKDAKAPAAKAAPAKPEKK
- the glmU gene encoding bifunctional UDP-N-acetylglucosamine diphosphorylase/glucosamine-1-phosphate N-acetyltransferase GlmU, producing the protein MAKKRFDDTGVLILAAGLGTRMKSELPKVLHQAGGRPLLAHVMRAADALSPAGMCVVAGHKAQLVRAEIAANAAKWGVKSGCEIIEQKELTGSGTAVKEARAFIKKFSRVLILCGDAPLLRPASLSGMAGLGGSVVVLSADVPDPGGYGRIVRKQNGDVEKIVEEANASPEIAAITEINSGIYLFESAALLAALPKLRPNPPKNEYYLTDAVELIAASGGRVRASRAADYTETMGINSRRQLADADKLLRARKADELMDCGVTIYDPGAVCIDDSVSVGADTVIYPGTHIYGDTVIGKGCEIGPFAVIKDSRAGEGCKILSGSLVYESELARGCTIGPYARIRPGCRLEANAKAGNFCELKAAKIGEGSKVPHLSYVGDAEIGARVNIGAGTITCNYDGVKKHRTVIGDGAFIGSNVNLVAPVEVGRGAKIGAGSTITEDVPADALAIARARQIVKQKTPAKAR